The Deinococcus detaillensis genome has a window encoding:
- a CDS encoding ABC transporter permease — translation MTRRLPFFLLLPALLTLLGVLVPLSYLVLRALGAEPGELREIVFRSRNLMLAGNTLLLGASVLLTTTLVALPLAFLAARTDLRPRGVLTLLGVLPLAIPGYVGAYAFIAAGGAGGAINTLTGLRVPGPSGFWGALLVLTLFTFPYLFLNLHAALRTQDPALEDAARLLGRTRWQTFWQVTVPHLRPAWLSGGLLIGLHTLGDFSVVSLMRYPTFSAAIYQQYTAAYDRVYSAWLALLLLLLTGAALWLEARFMRGVFLSRVSPATARKPSVVKLGHLRPLAWLFVGVLAFVSLIVPLGTVLYWLELDNNPFNPFAWSGLLAALQSALGAAALAAVTTTALALPLAIIGSRFTGRWPRVIERAAYLGYATPPLAFALALIFFVLRAAPPLYQTLPLLIIAYTLHFVAEAIGPIRSGLVRATPRLEEAARVLGVTRSGALRRVTLPLLGPGLLVSAAFVFLSVLKELPLTLLLSPIGFETLARNVWSYTEEAQYASAAPYALALAAVGAVLTLLILRRERE, via the coding sequence CGTCTTTCGCTCGCGCAATCTGATGCTGGCGGGCAACACGTTGTTGCTGGGCGCTTCAGTGCTGCTGACTACCACGCTGGTGGCACTGCCACTGGCCTTTCTGGCGGCCCGCACTGACCTGCGCCCACGCGGAGTGCTCACGCTGCTAGGCGTGCTGCCGCTGGCGATTCCGGGATATGTGGGAGCCTACGCTTTCATCGCGGCGGGCGGGGCAGGTGGAGCCATCAATACCCTGACGGGCCTGCGCGTGCCAGGGCCGAGCGGTTTCTGGGGCGCGCTGCTGGTGCTGACGCTGTTCACCTTTCCGTACCTCTTCCTGAACCTCCATGCTGCGCTACGAACGCAGGACCCCGCCCTAGAAGACGCCGCTCGCCTGCTAGGCCGTACCCGCTGGCAAACCTTCTGGCAGGTGACGGTGCCGCACTTGCGCCCGGCGTGGCTGTCGGGTGGACTACTGATCGGTTTGCACACCCTGGGCGATTTCAGCGTGGTCAGCCTGATGCGCTACCCCACCTTCAGCGCGGCCATCTATCAGCAGTACACGGCGGCCTATGACCGGGTGTATTCGGCGTGGCTGGCGCTGCTCCTGCTGCTGCTGACCGGGGCGGCCCTGTGGTTGGAGGCCCGCTTTATGCGCGGAGTCTTCTTGTCACGGGTGTCGCCAGCCACGGCTAGAAAACCCAGTGTGGTGAAACTGGGCCATCTGCGCCCGCTGGCGTGGCTGTTCGTGGGGGTCCTGGCCTTTGTATCGCTGATTGTGCCACTGGGGACGGTACTGTACTGGCTGGAACTGGACAACAACCCGTTCAACCCGTTCGCCTGGTCTGGTCTGCTGGCCGCCCTGCAATCCGCGCTGGGGGCGGCAGCGCTGGCTGCCGTGACGACAACGGCGCTGGCCCTGCCGCTGGCCATCATTGGCAGCCGCTTTACTGGACGCTGGCCACGCGTCATCGAGCGGGCCGCGTACCTGGGTTACGCCACGCCGCCGCTGGCCTTCGCGCTGGCGCTGATCTTCTTCGTGCTGCGGGCCGCGCCGCCGCTGTACCAGACCCTGCCGCTGCTGATCATTGCCTACACGCTGCACTTTGTCGCGGAGGCCATCGGCCCGATTCGCAGTGGGCTGGTGCGGGCCACGCCCCGGCTGGAGGAAGCCGCCCGCGTGCTGGGCGTCACGCGTAGTGGGGCGTTGCGGCGGGTTACGTTGCCGCTGCTGGGGCCGGGGCTGTTAGTCAGCGCGGCCTTCGTGTTCCTGAGTGTTCTTAAGGAGCTACCGCTGACGCTGCTGCTGTCGCCCATTGGTTTTGAAACCTTGGCCCGCAACGTCTGGTCCTACACCGAGGAAGCCCAGTACGCCAGCGCTGCTCCCTACGCTCTGGCCTTGGCGGCGGTGGGGGCCGTGCTGACCCTGCTCATCCTGCGGCGGGAACGGGAATGA